The Miscanthus floridulus cultivar M001 chromosome 17, ASM1932011v1, whole genome shotgun sequence genome has a window encoding:
- the LOC136517586 gene encoding phytochrome-associated serine/threonine-protein phosphatase 3-like — translation MDLDLWIAKVKEGQHLSEHELQSLCEYVKEILIEESNVQPVNSPVTVCGDIHGQFHDLMKLFATGGNVPDTNYVLWSALDDFVDRGFNSLEVFTILLLLKARYPAHITRLRGNHESRQLTQVYGFYDECQRKYGNANAWQYCTDVFYYLTLSAIINGTVLCVHGGLSPNVRSVDQIQIIDRNCEIPHEGPFCDLMWSNPEEIDTWAVSPRGAGWLFGTRVTQEFNHINKIELVCRAHQLVQEGLKYMFDKGLVTVWSAPNYCYRCGNVASILSFSENMEREVKFFTETEENN, via the exons ATGGATTTGGATCTGTGGATCGCTAAGGTCAAGGAGGGGCAGCACCTCTCCGAGCACGAACTCCAGTCCCTCTGCGAATAC GTGAAGGAGATTCTTATCGAAGAGTCGAATGTGCAGCCTGTCAACAGCCCTGTGACTGTGTGCGGTGACATCCACGGGCAGTTCCATGACCTCATGAAGCTGTTTGCAACTGGAGGGAATGTCCCTGATACAAATTACGTATTATGGTCCGCTCTTGA CGACTTTGTTGACCGCGGGTTCAACAGCCTGGAGGTCTTCACTATCCTATTGCTTCTAAAAGCAAG GTATCCTGCCCACATAACCCGGCTGCGCGGAAATCATGAAAGCAGACAGTTGACACAG GTGTATGGTTTTTATGATGAGTGTCAAAGGAAATATGGAAATGCCAATGCATGGCAATATTGTACTGATGTTTTTTATTACCTTACTCTTTCAGCAATCATTAATGGCACA GTCCTTTGTGTTCATGGTGGCCTTTCACCCAATGTACGGTCAGTAGATCAG ATACAAATAATTGATCGCAATTGTGAAATTCCGCATGAAGGGCCTTTCTGTGATCTGATGTGGAGCAACCCAGAAGAGATTGATACATGGGCAGTTAGTCCCCGTGGAGCAGGTTGGCTCTTTGGAACAAGGGTGACTCAAGAG TTCAACCATATTAACAAGATTGAATTAGTTTGCCGGGCTCATCAACTGGTCCAGGAAGGCCTAAAGTACATGTTTGACAAAGGTCTTGTAACT GTGTGGTCTGCACCTAATTATTGTTACCGATGTGGCAATGTTGCTTCTATACTAAGCTTCAGTGAAAATATG GAAAGGGAGGTCAAGTTTTTCACGGAGACGGAAGAAAACAACTAG